The Glandiceps talaboti chromosome 9, keGlaTala1.1, whole genome shotgun sequence genome window below encodes:
- the LOC144439873 gene encoding beta-1,4 N-acetylgalactosaminyltransferase 2-like: MKVTNRQVFIGVIWFALGALMPHVMYLHSNDNVIKLDEFAPDKTIQFHNIDNIFYGEKSGSDDNGMISPEEDLTNNGIENQSDVVTGHDDNSITLVGQSEDIPYSYRLLKELWTMPQNEELIKPESDYRNAMQVNEPCNSCRRTIIHPLDEEMNRRRQREASMWQREESEKLEPLTICKAISPISYIGGGIVVEPLQSVRLVGISVSDVVADIFTTGKENINFRVSIESKRRIGKIMIQEKPKLNRMIKTKMISVIGNETSELTFMYNEVNVINRLLDHVIYKNTFYDMDIRDIVAVTFMQFTIHINLHIKRQLLPDLYDPGSDGRLSDKVTIITKTFERYGAIQRLVESINMFYPDVLIIVADDTERPVRIVGNNVKQIVLPFLEGFFAGRSVALSLVTTKYFLWVDDDFVFTEKTKLEIMLEKLEDPQSRLDLVAGTVNGNSYNNYLVYKYGKDSATADCISTLSGIYRQHEVFPQCDVTDAVINFFMAKTAVVRQIGFDPEYQRIGHIEFFIDGLGKMRVAACKDVDVGHERVRSPRYMFYRTRRDDSTYPKRHANHLLFSNNLQCV, encoded by the coding sequence ATGAAGGTAACGAACCGCCAAGTGTTCATTGGTGTCATTTGGTTTGCTTTGGGGGCACTGATGCCACATGTGATGTATCTCCATTCAAATGACAACGTTATCAAGTTGGATGAATTCGCGCCAGACAAGACTATACAATTCCACAACATCGATAATATATTCTATGGCGAGAAAAGCGGAAGTGACGACAATGGGATGATCTCTCCAGAAGAAGATTTGACAAATAACGGGATAGAGAATCAAAGCGATGTTGTAACTGGACATGACGACAACAGCATCACACTTGTAGGTCAAAGCGAAGATATCCCATATTCGTACAGGCTACTGAAAGAGCTGTGGACTATGCCACAGAACGAGGAGCTGATTAAGCCCGAATCTGACTATAGAAACGCAATGCAAGTGAACGAGCCCTGTAACTCGTGCCGTAGAACAATCATACACCCTTTAGATGAGGAAATGAATCGACGACGACAAAGGGAAGCCTCAATGTGGCAAAGAGAAGAATCTGAAAAATTAGAACCATTGACTATCTGTAAGGCAATATCACCAATTTCATACATTGGTGGTGGCATTGTGGTTGAGCCATTACAGTCTGTACGATTGGTTGGAATTTCTGTGAGTGATGTAGTCGCTGATATTTTCACAACcggtaaagaaaacataaattTCAGGGTTAGCATAGAATCCAAAAGGAGGATTGGAAAAATTATGATACAAGAAAAGCCTAAATTGAACCGTATGATAAAGACGAAGATGATTTCTGTTATTGGGAATGAAACATCTGAATTGACCTTCATGTATAATGAGGTAAACGTCATCAACAGACTGCTAGACCATGTGATTTACAAGAACACCTTTTACGACATGGACATCCGGGATATTGTCGCTGTTACCTTCATGCAGTTTACTATTCATATAAACCTTCACATAAAACGACAACTGCTACCGGATCTATACGATCCAGGTTCTGATGGAAGGCTGTCCGATAAAGTAACTATAATTACAAAAACATTTGAGCGATATGGCGCCATTCAACGGCTAGTTGAGAGCATCAATATGTTTTATCCAGATGTCTTAATTATTGTAGCAGACGACACTGAGCGACCAGTGAGAATTGTGGGTAATAATGTGAAACAAATTGTACTTCCTTTTCTCGAAGGCTTTTTCGCAGGCAGAAGTGTTGCACTGAGTCTtgttacaacaaaatattttctttgggTCGATGATGATTTCGTCTTCACAGAAAAAACTAAATTGGAGATAATGTTAGAAAAGTTAGAGGACCCTCAAAGTCGTCTTGATCTAGTGGCGGGAACTGTGAATGGCAATTCTTACAATAATTACCTTGTGTACAAATATGGCAAAGACAGTGCCACTGCCGATTGTATTTCCACACTATCTGGGATTTATCGTCAACATGAAGTATTCCCACAGTGTGATGTCACAGATGCTGTCATCAactttttcatggcaaagaCGGCGGTTGTTCGACAAATTGGATTTGATCCGGAATACCAGCGCatcggccatattgaattctttATTGACGGTCTCGGTAAAATGCGAGTGGCTGCATGCAAGGATGTTGATGTCGGCCATGAGCGGGTCAGAAGTCCTCGATACATGTTCTATAGAACAAGGAGAGATGATTCCACTTATCCTAAAAGACATGCCAACCACTTGCTTTTCAGTAATAATCTACAATGTGTCTGA